A region from the Paenibacillus humicola genome encodes:
- a CDS encoding DUF3243 domain-containing protein, with the protein MTTVLTNFDTWKDFLKERVNAAKDIGMNEEAISKLAFEIGEFLSDKVDPKNEKQRALKEIWDVGDEEERKTIARLMVKLVQRS; encoded by the coding sequence ATGACAACCGTCCTTACTAATTTTGACACGTGGAAAGATTTTCTGAAGGAGCGGGTGAACGCAGCGAAGGATATCGGCATGAACGAGGAAGCGATATCCAAGCTTGCTTTTGAGATCGGCGAGTTCCTGAGCGATAAAGTCGATCCCAAAAACGAGAAGCAGCGCGCCCTGAAGGAAATTTGGGACGTTGGAGACGAAGAGGAACGGAAGACGATCGCACGCCTCATGGTCAAGCTGGTTCAGCGTTCGTAA